The proteins below are encoded in one region of Candidatus Palauibacter soopunensis:
- a CDS encoding helix-turn-helix transcriptional regulator produces the protein MQATLSKRINELLVLAVLERGPAHGYQIALSVEERTGGAFSFQHGTLYPILHRLETDGHVRGEWGGEGRRRKTYELTDAGRAELTAGAAQLERQFRVLLELFGGTHAA, from the coding sequence TTGCAGGCCACTCTCTCGAAGCGAATCAACGAGTTGCTCGTGCTCGCGGTCCTGGAGCGAGGGCCCGCGCACGGCTACCAGATCGCGCTCTCCGTGGAGGAACGGACGGGGGGCGCCTTTTCGTTTCAGCACGGGACGCTCTACCCGATCTTGCACCGGCTGGAGACGGACGGGCACGTGCGCGGCGAATGGGGCGGTGAGGGCCGGCGGCGGAAGACGTACGAACTCACCGACGCCGGCCGGGCCGAACTGACGGCGGGGGCGGCGCAACTGGAGCGGCAGTTTCGGGTGCTGCTGGAACTCTTCGGAGGAACCCATGCGGCCTGA